A stretch of the Orcinus orca chromosome 1, mOrcOrc1.1, whole genome shotgun sequence genome encodes the following:
- the SLC30A1 gene encoding proton-coupled zinc antiporter SLC30A1 gives MGCWGRNRGRLLCMLMLTFMFMVLEVVVSRVTSSLAMLSDSFHMLSDVLALVVALVAERFAQRTHATQKNTFGWIRAEVMGALVNAIFLTGLCFAILLEAIERFLEPHEMQQPLVVLGVGVAGLVVNVLGLCLFHHHSGFGNDSGHGHSHGGHSHGLPKGGRGKSTRTGGSDNRAPGEQGPDQEETNILVANSSNSNGLKLDRTDPEKSRNDAMEVQVNGNLIREPDQVELEDDDDKAGQLNMRGVFLHVFGDALGSVIVVVNALVFYFSWEGCPEGEMCVNPCTPDPCKAFVELINSTHATVYEAGPCWVLYLDPTLCIVMVCILLYTTYPLLKESALILLQTVPKQIDIKNLIKELRDVEGVEEVHELHVWQLAGSRIIATAHIKCEDPTSYMQVAKIIKDVFHNHGIHATTIQPEFASVGSKSSVVPCELACRTQCALKQCCGTRPQAQSGKDAEKAPAVSISCLELSDNLEKQPRRTKVENIPAVVIEIKKMPNKQPESSL, from the exons ATGGGGTGCTGGGGTCGGAACCGGGGCCGGCTGCTGTGCATGCTGATGCTGACCTTCATGTTCATGGTCCTGGAGGTGGTGGTGAGCCGGGTGACTTCGTCGCTGGCGATGCTCTCCGACTCCTTCCACATGCTGTCGGATGTGTTGGCGCTGGTGGTGGCGCTGGTGGCCGAGCGCTTCGCCCAGCGGACCCACGCCACCCAGAAGAACACCTTCGGCTGGATCCGGGCCGAAGTGATGGGGGCTCTGGTGAACGCCATCTTCCTGACCGGCCTCTGCTTCGCCATCCTGCTGGAGGCCATCGAGCGCTTCCTCGAGCCGCACGAGATGCAGCAGCCGCTGGTGGTCCTCGGGGTCGGCGTGGCGGGGCTGGTGGTCAACGTGCTGGGGCTCTGCCTCTTCCACCATCATAGCGGCTTCGGCAACGACTCCGGCCACGGGCACTCGCACGGGGGGCACAGCCACGGCCTCCCCAAGGGGGGCCGCGGCAAGAGCACCCGCACCGGGGGTAGCGACAACAGGGCCCCAGGTGAGCAGGGTCCCGACCAGGAGGAGACCAACATCCTGGTGGCCAATAGCAGCAACTCCAACGGGCTGAAACTGGACCGGACAG atCCAGAAAAGTCCAGAAATGATGCAATGGAAGTACAAGTGAATGGGAATCTTATCAGAGAACCTGACCAGGTGGAATtggaagatgatgatgataaggCTGGACAGCTTAACATGCGTGGAGTTTTTCTGCATGTCTTTGGAGATGCTTTGGGTTCAGTGATTGTAGTAGTAAATGCCTTAGTCTTTTACTTTTCTTGGGAAGGTTGTCCTGAAGGGGAGATGTGTGTGAACCCATGTACCCCTGACCCCTGCAAAGCATTTGTAGAATTAATTAATAGTACTCATGCAACAGTTTATGAGGCTGGTCCTTGCTGGGTGCTATATTTAGATCCAACTCTTTGTATTGTAATGGTTTGTATACTTCTTTACACAACTTATCCATTACTTAAGGAGTCTGCTCTTATTCTTCTCCAAACTGTTCCTAAACAAATTGATATCAAAAATTTGATAAAAGAACTTCGAGATGTTGAAGGAGTTGAGGAAGTTCATGAATTACATGTTTGGCAACTTGCTGGAAGCAGAATCATTGCCACTGCTCACATAAAATGTGAAGACCCGACATCATACATGCAGGTGGCTAAGATCATTAAAGACGTTTTCCATAATCACGGAATTCATGCTACTACCATTCAGCCTGAATTTGCTAGTGTAGGCTCTAAGTCAAGTGTAGTCCCATGTGAACTTGCCTGCAGAACTCAGTGTGCTTTGAAGCAATGTTGTGGGACACGGCCACAAGCCCAATCTGGAAAGGATGCAGAAAAGGCCCCAGCAGTTAGCATTTCTTGTTTAGAACTTAGTGACAATCTAGAGAAGCAGCCCAGGAGGACTAAAGTTGAAAACATCCCTGCTGTTGtgatagagattaaaaaaatgccAAACAAACAACCTGAATCATCTTTGTGA